AGTTTTTTTGTTCACATATTTGTCGTCTGATAAAGCGAAGGGTATTTTCGCTAATTATCAATTTAGAAAATCTATTTTATTACTAACCAATATTTAAGAATAATTTAAAAAATGAGTGTTACTGCTATTTCCGTATGGAACAATTGTTTGGACTTTATCAAGGACAACATTCAACCGCAGGCATTCAAAACATGGTTTGAGCCCATAAAGCCTGTCAAATTAACAGATAAGGCACTAAGCATTCAAGTACCAAGTAAATTTTTCTACGAATGGCTCGAGGAGCATTATGTTAAACTTTTAAAAGTATCTCTAACCAAAGAACTTGGTGAAAGCGCAAAATTAGTTTACATTATAAAAATGGAAAACACCTACGGCAACAGAGAACCTTTTACCGAGAAAATTCCAAGCTCAAATAGAAGTACCGTTCCTGCACAAGAATTAGACGTTGCTATCAAATCTAAAAACCCACAATTAAAAAATCCTTTTATAATTCCTGGGATTAGAAATATCAAGATAGAATCACAACTTAACCCAAATTATAATTTTGAAAACTTTCTAGAAGGAGACTCAAATCGTCTAGCCCGTTCTGCGGGTATGGCTGTGGCAAATAAGCCAGGAGGAACTTCTTTTAATCCGCTATTAATCTTTGGTGGTGTTGGTTTAGGAAAAACACATTTAGCCCATGCGATAGGTGTTGAAATTAAAGACAAATACCCTGAACGTACTGTTCTATATATTTCTGCTGAAAAATTTACACAACAGTATATTGAGTCTGTAAAGAAAAATACTAGAAACGATTTCATACACTTTTATCAATTGATAGATGTATTAATCATTGATGATGTACAATTCTTATCTGGAAAATCAGGAACACAAGATGTTTTCTTCCATATATTCAATCATTTACATCAAAACGGAAAACAGGTCATCTTAACATCTGATAAGGCTCCTGTAGACATGCAAGATATTGAACAACGTTTGTTATCTAGATTTAAATGGGGATTATCTGCTGAATTGCAAAATCCAGATTACGAGACTAGAATTTCTATCTTAAAAAATAAATTATACCGTGATGGCGTTGAAATGCCTGACGATATTATTGATTATGTTGCAAAACATATCAAAACAAATATTCGCGAATTAGAAGGTGCTATTATTTCATTAATCGCACAGTCTTCTTTTAACAAGAAAGAAGTTACTTTAGATCTTGCCCAACAAGTTGTTGAAAAATTTGTTAAGAATACAAAGCGGGAAGTTTCTATTGATTACATTCAAAAAGTAGTCTCTGATTATTTTGAAATGGATGTAGCAACCTTACAATCTAAAACAAGAAAGCGTCATATTGTACAAGCAAGACAATTAGCGATGTTCTTTGCCAAGAAATTTACCAAAGCATCATTAGCTAGTATTGGTTCACAAATAGGAAAAAGAGATCATGCAACGGTTTTACATGCCTGTAAAACTGTAGATAATCTTGCTGAAACTGATAAGCAATTTCGCAAATATATAGACGATCTTACTAAGAAATTTTCTTAATCACCATTTATGAAAACGAATATTCTAATGGTATGCCTCGGAAACATCTGTAGGTCGCCATTGGCCGAAGGCATCTTACAAGACAAGCTAAACGCAGCTTCTTTCTATGTAGATTCTGCTGGCACAGGAGGTTATCATATTGGTAACCCACCAGATATTCGTTCTATTGCTGTTGCAAAAAAACACGGCATAGCTATTTCTAATCAAAAGTGCAGACAATTTAAGAAAGAAGATTTTTCTAAATTTGAGTACATCTATGTGATGGATGCAAAAAACTATCAAAACATCATTGCTCTAGCTACCAATCAAGAAGAGAAATTAAAAGTAAAATTACTTTTAAGTGAATTAAATCTTGACAACGATGAAGTTCCGGATCCTTATTGGGATGATAACGGCTTCGAACATGTTTTTCAGTTAATTGATAGTGCTTGCACTAGAATTGCTGAAAAATTGAATTCTAAATAAACAGCTTCCTATGGAAAATACAAAATTTGGTAAATTATACTTAATTCCAACTACATTAGGTGAGAATGAACCTTTAGAAGTATTACCCCTATCCGTGAAACAAGCTATTGAAAACATCAATTACTACATTGTAGAAAATGAAAAAACGGCTCGGAGGTTTATAAAAAAAATTAGCTCTAAAAAATCACAAGGAGATTTAGTTTTAGAGTCTCTCAATAAATTTACAGAGCCTGAAATGATACCCACTTTCTTACAGCCCTGTTTAGAAGGTAAAGATGTAGGTGTAATATCTGAAGCTGGCTGCCCAGGTATTGCAGATCCAGGAGCAGATGTTGTACGCATTGCTCATGAAAAAAACATTCGTGTAGTTCCTCTTGTTGGTCCATCGTCAATTCTTTTAGCTTTAATGGCTAGCGGCTTTAACGGTCAAAATTTTGCTTTTAATGGATACCTTCCAATTGACAATAGCGAGCGTAAAAGTGCTATTAAACGATTAGAGAAACTATCGAAGGATGCAGATCAGTCTCAAATATTTATTGAAACACCTTATAGAAATGATAAGCTTCTTGCAGAGTTAATTAAAACAGTACATCCATTTACAAAAATTTGTGTAGCCTGTGACATAACACTCCCTACAGAGCTAATTGCCACAAAAACAGCAAAGGATTGGACCACAGAAAAAATTGATTTACACAAGAGGCCAACAATATTTATTATTCAAGCATAAAAAAAGCCCTTGTAAAATCTACAAGGGCTTTTTTATATATCTTTTTTACTTTAATATTCTAGCATTTCTCTTTGGTTTGATATTTGAAATATCATAGCCTGAGAACAATTTCATGTAACGACCTATATTCGTTCCATAATCATCAAAAACATCATACGCACCATACGAACGTAAATACTTCTTTACATTACCTGGTCCTGCTAAATGAGCTGCTGCAATAATACCAGACTCAGTTACATTAGAATTTCCGATTTTAATTCCCGAAAATCGCTCAATATCTTTCCTCAAAATCCATTTATTACGAGCTATATTAGTCATAAATGCTTCTTCTTGAAGCTCTGGATTTGATAAAAACCGGTCTACATTATAAATACCAACCAATTCAAGAGTACTTGCACCAAACTGATATTTACCTAAATATCCTAAAGAATTAATAATTCCGTATCTACCTCTTGATTCTTTAAAAGCTAAAGCTTCTTTAAAACCGATATAGGAGCTACCTACATACGGGGGTGTTAATAAAAATTTTGCATCAAAAGTTTCATTTTGGGGAAACGAAACTAACGTAGGTTTATTTACTTTAAGGCTGTCCGGAACCAATACTGGTTTATTTTTGAATCCGAAACTAATTAAAATAAAGGTAATGGCAAGGGGACAACTAATGCTGATCCACTTTCTCATATATTTGTTTTCTTAAGACTTACGGCAACAAAAAAGTAGCTTGCTTAAATTCGCGGGGCAAATGTACCGCTATACAAAAGATATTATTGTTGTCAAAATCATAAAAATTGACTCAATTAGATAAAGTGGTGTTAAAATCAGACGTTTAACCTATCTGTTAATGTTTTGACTATTTATCCATCGGACGTACTGCTCTTTATTCTGGTTGTGTTGCGCAAGTGTTTTTGCAAACTTATGATATCCAAAATTTTCAACATTAGCTACAAAATAAAAGTAATCATGTTTTTCCGGATTTAGAACTGCATCAATCGCTGTAATATCTGGCATTGCAATTGGTCCAGGAGGTAAACCAGCGTATTTATACGTATTATAAGGTGAATCTAATTCTAAATCACGATACAACACTCTTTTAATTATTTGATCAAAATCTCCAGAGTGTAATTTCAAAGCATAAATAACTGTTGGATCTGCTTGTAAAAGAATTCCGTCACGTAATCTATTTAAATAAACACCTGCCACTCTAGGTCTTTCATCTACTTTTGCCGTCTCCTTATGCACTACAGACGCCAAAGTAGATACCTGAATAGGCGTTAACTTCAGTGCTTCTGCTTTTGCTATTCTAGTATCATTCCAGAATCTTTTATATTCCGTAAACATTTTATCTCTAAATTTTTCTGCAGAAGTATTCCAGAAAAATTCATAGCTATTAGGAATATACATAGCCAATTTAGTCTGCTCATTAAATCCTTTTTCCTTTAAAAAATTAAGATCGTTAAAGGCATTTAACAAAGATAAACTGTCTGCTTCTATTTGAGTAGCGACTCTACCCGCCAAATCTTGTAAATTTTCCTGATTATTAAAGGATAATTTTACAGGTAAATTCTTACTTCTTAAAGTATTAATAATCTCATGATTATTCATACCTTTCTTTAAGGCGTACTTACCAGCTCTTACGCTAGAAGCATATCCTTTTTTCTGAGCTGCAGATTCAAAAGAACCAAAATCTTTCAATAAAGGCGATACCAACTCCTCTACACTTGCAAAATTAGCGTCTGAAGGAATATACACAAAAGCTTCTTCGTTGTTGAATGCTGTATTGGGTGTAAAAAAAGCAGCATATACCTTATATGCAAAAAGACCACCGATTATTAGACCTATTACTAAAACTGCTAGAACTATTTTTTTCAAATACATTAATTAAATATTTTTTGATAAAGAATTTCGTTTTTAAATTTTCCTTTGGATGATATCCAATCTTTTTTAATACCAATTTTTTCAAAGCCTAAGCTTTCAAATAAATGTATACTTGCATGATTATCTTCCAGAATATTACAATAAATTTGATGCATTTCTAGTGTTACTCTAGAATACCCACATAACAACTCTAATGCTTCAGCTGCAAAGCCATTGTTTCTATGTTTTTCAGAAGCTATAATAACTCCTACCCCTGCCTTCCTATTCTTAGGATCAAAATCAAACAAATCAATCAACCCAACAACTGTATTATCAAGTAAACAAATGCACAACCGCAATTGCTTTACTTCATAAATATCCCGATGTACATTTTCAAGATACATTTCTAAAACTTGCTTAGAATATGGCGTAGTGGTACCACTAATTTCCCAAACAGCTGTAGCGTTTTCTATTTGATATAAAAAATCTAAATCTGAAGGCTCTAGCGCTCTTAAATATACTTTTTGTCCTTTTAGACTATACATCTATTTCTCCTTTGAATACAAATTTTGCGGGGCCTGTTAGAAAAACATTAGAATATACGCCATCTTCCACATCAAACCTTATGGTCAAATCTCCTCCCAAAGCTTTAATATAAATTTCATTACCAGCTGTTTTCGCTGTTTTATGCATAGCAATTGCTGCAGCAGTAACACCTGTACCACAAGATAAAGTTTCGTCCTCTACTCCTCTTTCGTAAGTTCTCACTGAAAAATTTACGGCATCTATTTGTTCAACGAAATTAATATTACTTCCTTTTTCACCATAAACCCCATAACGTAATCTGGCGCCTTCTTTTTTGACATTAAAATCTTTTAAATTAGCCACTAGCTGAACATGATGTGGAGAACCTGTATCTAAAAAAACGGCATTAGGTTTCTCTTTAATCTCCGAAACATTTTTCATTTGCAAACTCACCAATCCCTCTTTAATTGAGGCTTTATGCAAACCATCAATAGCGTTAAAGGACGCTGAATTTTCAATAATACCTAAGTAATTAGCAAAAGACACCAAACACCTTCCTCCATTTCCACACATGGTACTTTCATTCCCATCAGAATTGAAATACACCATCTTAAAATCTAAACCGTCCTCGTTTTCTAATAAGATTAAACCGTCTGCACCTACACCAAATCTTCTATCACATAAGAATGCAATTAATTTGGTATCTTTTTTATCAAATAAATTTTGTCGGTTATCAACCATAACAAAATCATTTCCCGTACCTTGAAATTTATAAAATGTAAGCTTCATCTTTTGCATTTAATAGACAAAGGTAACATTTTATTAAGGGAATTTTAGCAGTTAAAACAACGTTAAACAGAAAAATGATGTAGACAAAACTGTTAATTTTGTGGTATTAAAGTTAAAATGTAAATTGATTATGAAGAATATTGCGAATTTATTACTGGTTTCCGTGTTTGCGGGAGTAATTACATTAGGAGCTTACAAACTATTTTTTGAACAAAATACTTATATTTTTGGCGATTCAGAAACAACACCATACACGACCGCAAGCTACACACCCACAAGTGCGAAAGGTGCTGGCATTAATGAAGTAGATTTCACTTCTGCAGCCGAAAGAACAGTTAACGCTGTAGTACACGTAAAAAATGTAGCGATTAACAACGGTCCGAAAAACATTATGGAATTTTTATATGGATATGAAACAGACTCAAGACCGCAAGTTAAAGGAGCAGGTTCTGGAGTTATTATTTCGCCAGATGGTTATATTGTTACCAACAACCATGTTATTGATGGTGCATCACAACTACAAATTACCTTAAATGACAATACAACCTACCAAGCAGAGTTAATAGGAACCGATCCTAATTCAGATATAGCCTTAATTAAAGTAGACACAAATCACATGTTGCCTTATTTAGCGTTTGGTGACTCTGATAATGCAAAAATTGGAGAATGGGTATTAGCAGTTGGGAACCCATTTAATTTAACATCTACTGTAACTGCAGGAATCGTAAGTGCAAAAGCAAGATCATTAGGAGGTAGTAATCAATCTTTTATTCAAACAGATGCTGCTGTTAACCCTGGAAATAGCGGAGGCGCCTTAGTGAATACCAATGGAGATTTAATTGGAATTAACACCGCAATTAGCTCCCAAACAGGGTCCTATGTAGGGTATTCCTTTGCTGTGCCAAGTAATATTGCTAAAAAAGTTATTGATGACATCCTAGAATATGGAAACGTTCAAAAAGGTATTTTAGGGATTAAAACCCCCTCATTGAACACCCCTTATGCCATAGAAAAAGGCCTAAATGAATTAACAGGAATCTTTATCGATGGTGTAGAAGAAGATTCTGGTGCCGCAGACGCAAACTTAGAACGAGGAGATATTATTAAAAAAATAGACGAGGTGAAAATTAAAAATTTCCCACAACTTAATGGATATCTTGCAACAAAAAGACCTGGTGATGAAGTTCAAGTAACTATAGAGCGAGAAGGAGAATTATTAACTATTCCAGTCGTACTAAAAGAACGCCAAACTATAATTTTACCCATAATGGATTTAGAGGTTAAAAACTTAAATGACAAAGACCGCAAGGACTTTAGAACTAAAAAAGGAGTAAAAATAGTAGGGGTATCTGAACGTTACGAAGGCTATGGTTTAGATGGTAAAGTTTTACTTGCAGTAGGTGATAACGAAATAAATGATATAAATGATGCCAAAGTATTGTTTGGAAAAATCACTAAATATCACAGTACAAGCATTACAATGTTGAATAAAAAAGGAGAAAAAGAACGCATTATTCTTCAATAAGATTAAATACATACTAAAAAAATGCTCCCTAGTGGAGCATTTTTTATTCCAACAAATTGTTACGAAAACGTTTGAAATCTCTATTTTTGCAAAAAAATTTAACAACTCAACTTAAAAACAGTTTAATGGATAAAATTAAATCTTACGAAAAAGAACTTGCTTTTCAAGCAGATAGACGAAAAGCCACAACAGAGTTTATAAAAATTGTAAGCGACTTATGGTATGATAAATCTATTGAAGTAGTTTTATTTAAAAATCAAGTAATTGATAAAAATGTAAGTGACATTATTAACCTTCATCAATATGCTTGTGAATTTGTTCAAAAACCAATCTCTATATTTGATTCTGTTGAAATATTAAGGGCTATTAATGATATGAAATTGCCTCCTTCTAAATTAGATATTGGTAAACTCACCTATGAATATCATGCTGATAATGAAAATGAAGAACACGTAAAAGCATTTGTTTTCAACAGATTAAAAGATGCAGAAATTGCAGAAATAATAAAACCCAAAGATGTAGTTCTATACGGTTTTGGTAGAATTGGACGTCTTGTCGCTAGAGAGTTAATGGCAAAAACAGGAAAAGGCAATCAAATGCGTTTAAGAGCTATTGTCATAAGAGGGGCAATTAATAAAGACGTTTTAGAAAAAAGAGCTAGTTTACTTCGTATAGATTCTATTCATGGCGAATTTAATGGTACTGTAGCTATTGATACA
This genomic stretch from Cellulophaga algicola DSM 14237 harbors:
- the dnaA gene encoding chromosomal replication initiator protein DnaA, with the protein product MSVTAISVWNNCLDFIKDNIQPQAFKTWFEPIKPVKLTDKALSIQVPSKFFYEWLEEHYVKLLKVSLTKELGESAKLVYIIKMENTYGNREPFTEKIPSSNRSTVPAQELDVAIKSKNPQLKNPFIIPGIRNIKIESQLNPNYNFENFLEGDSNRLARSAGMAVANKPGGTSFNPLLIFGGVGLGKTHLAHAIGVEIKDKYPERTVLYISAEKFTQQYIESVKKNTRNDFIHFYQLIDVLIIDDVQFLSGKSGTQDVFFHIFNHLHQNGKQVILTSDKAPVDMQDIEQRLLSRFKWGLSAELQNPDYETRISILKNKLYRDGVEMPDDIIDYVAKHIKTNIRELEGAIISLIAQSSFNKKEVTLDLAQQVVEKFVKNTKREVSIDYIQKVVSDYFEMDVATLQSKTRKRHIVQARQLAMFFAKKFTKASLASIGSQIGKRDHATVLHACKTVDNLAETDKQFRKYIDDLTKKFS
- a CDS encoding low molecular weight protein-tyrosine-phosphatase, producing the protein MKTNILMVCLGNICRSPLAEGILQDKLNAASFYVDSAGTGGYHIGNPPDIRSIAVAKKHGIAISNQKCRQFKKEDFSKFEYIYVMDAKNYQNIIALATNQEEKLKVKLLLSELNLDNDEVPDPYWDDNGFEHVFQLIDSACTRIAEKLNSK
- a CDS encoding SAM-dependent methyltransferase; protein product: MENTKFGKLYLIPTTLGENEPLEVLPLSVKQAIENINYYIVENEKTARRFIKKISSKKSQGDLVLESLNKFTEPEMIPTFLQPCLEGKDVGVISEAGCPGIADPGADVVRIAHEKNIRVVPLVGPSSILLALMASGFNGQNFAFNGYLPIDNSERKSAIKRLEKLSKDADQSQIFIETPYRNDKLLAELIKTVHPFTKICVACDITLPTELIATKTAKDWTTEKIDLHKRPTIFIIQA
- a CDS encoding lysozyme family protein; the protein is MRKWISISCPLAITFILISFGFKNKPVLVPDSLKVNKPTLVSFPQNETFDAKFLLTPPYVGSSYIGFKEALAFKESRGRYGIINSLGYLGKYQFGASTLELVGIYNVDRFLSNPELQEEAFMTNIARNKWILRKDIERFSGIKIGNSNVTESGIIAAAHLAGPGNVKKYLRSYGAYDVFDDYGTNIGRYMKLFSGYDISNIKPKRNARILK
- the mltG gene encoding endolytic transglycosylase MltG, which produces MYLKKIVLAVLVIGLIIGGLFAYKVYAAFFTPNTAFNNEEAFVYIPSDANFASVEELVSPLLKDFGSFESAAQKKGYASSVRAGKYALKKGMNNHEIINTLRSKNLPVKLSFNNQENLQDLAGRVATQIEADSLSLLNAFNDLNFLKEKGFNEQTKLAMYIPNSYEFFWNTSAEKFRDKMFTEYKRFWNDTRIAKAEALKLTPIQVSTLASVVHKETAKVDERPRVAGVYLNRLRDGILLQADPTVIYALKLHSGDFDQIIKRVLYRDLELDSPYNTYKYAGLPPGPIAMPDITAIDAVLNPEKHDYFYFVANVENFGYHKFAKTLAQHNQNKEQYVRWINSQNINR
- a CDS encoding GNAT family N-acetyltransferase, with translation MYSLKGQKVYLRALEPSDLDFLYQIENATAVWEISGTTTPYSKQVLEMYLENVHRDIYEVKQLRLCICLLDNTVVGLIDLFDFDPKNRKAGVGVIIASEKHRNNGFAAEALELLCGYSRVTLEMHQIYCNILEDNHASIHLFESLGFEKIGIKKDWISSKGKFKNEILYQKIFN
- the dapF gene encoding diaminopimelate epimerase gives rise to the protein MKLTFYKFQGTGNDFVMVDNRQNLFDKKDTKLIAFLCDRRFGVGADGLILLENEDGLDFKMVYFNSDGNESTMCGNGGRCLVSFANYLGIIENSASFNAIDGLHKASIKEGLVSLQMKNVSEIKEKPNAVFLDTGSPHHVQLVANLKDFNVKKEGARLRYGVYGEKGSNINFVEQIDAVNFSVRTYERGVEDETLSCGTGVTAAAIAMHKTAKTAGNEIYIKALGGDLTIRFDVEDGVYSNVFLTGPAKFVFKGEIDV
- a CDS encoding S1C family serine protease → MKNIANLLLVSVFAGVITLGAYKLFFEQNTYIFGDSETTPYTTASYTPTSAKGAGINEVDFTSAAERTVNAVVHVKNVAINNGPKNIMEFLYGYETDSRPQVKGAGSGVIISPDGYIVTNNHVIDGASQLQITLNDNTTYQAELIGTDPNSDIALIKVDTNHMLPYLAFGDSDNAKIGEWVLAVGNPFNLTSTVTAGIVSAKARSLGGSNQSFIQTDAAVNPGNSGGALVNTNGDLIGINTAISSQTGSYVGYSFAVPSNIAKKVIDDILEYGNVQKGILGIKTPSLNTPYAIEKGLNELTGIFIDGVEEDSGAADANLERGDIIKKIDEVKIKNFPQLNGYLATKRPGDEVQVTIEREGELLTIPVVLKERQTIILPIMDLEVKNLNDKDRKDFRTKKGVKIVGVSERYEGYGLDGKVLLAVGDNEINDINDAKVLFGKITKYHSTSITMLNKKGEKERIILQ